The following coding sequences are from one Humulus lupulus chromosome X, drHumLupu1.1, whole genome shotgun sequence window:
- the LOC133805164 gene encoding protein VERNALIZATION 3-like, with protein sequence MARDPLVVGRVINDVLDPFTKSVSLKVSYSGNRAINNGTDLRPSQVANQPRVEIGGDDLRTFYTLVMVDPDAPNPSEPNLREYLHWLVTDIPATTGAGFGQEVMCYESPRPTVGIHRYVFVLFRQLGRQTVYAPGWRHNFNTRDFAEIYNLGLPVAAVYFNCQKEIGCGGRRS encoded by the exons ATGGCTAGGGACCCTCTTGTGGTTGGCAGAGTGATAAACGATGTGTTGGACCCTTTTACGAAGTCTGTGTCTCTTAAAGTTTCGTACAGTGGCAATAGGGCTATTAACAATGGTACTGACCTCAGACCTTCTCAAGTTGCTAACCAACCTAGGGTTGAAATTGGTGGGGATGATCTCAGGACCTTCTACACTTTG GTTATGGTTGATCCTGATGCTCCTAACCCTAGTGAACCCAATCTCAGAGAATATTTGCATTG GTTGGTGACTGATATTCCCGCAACTACCGGAGCAGGCTTTG GACAAGAAGTGATGTGCTATGAGAGTCCACGACCAACGGTGGGAATACATCGTTATGTGTTCGTGTTGTTCCGGCAACTTGGACGGCAAACAGTGTACGCGCCTGGGTGGCGACACAACTTCAACACAAGAGACTTTGCTGAGATCTACAATCTGGGATTGCCCGTTGCTGCCGTTTATTTCAACTGTCAGAAGGAAATCGGTTGCGGTGGAAGAAGGTCATAA